The proteins below come from a single Fodinicola acaciae genomic window:
- a CDS encoding UbiD family decarboxylase — MKHLRSLREFIDELASIGEVQPIDAEVDWRLEIGAIIRRSYDLTAPAPLFGNIRGYRGSGFRVFGAPGGLSAPEHRLARIALALGLPATANGQDIMETIVAARERPGIAPVMVEKAPCKENIRRGADVDLEIFPTPLIHGNDGGRYIQTYGMNIARTPDGSWTNWSVNRMMIAGKDRLACLIPGPQHLGIIRSQWSKLGRPMPIALALGVEPALPYAGAMPLPEGVDESHFVGALFGEGIEVVPAETVDLLVPATAEIVIEGHIAYEETAMEGPMNEYPGYNAFDASPKPLFQVSAITYRDGAILPVVAAGPPVEEDHTGTGTMHAAEILYQLRKAGLPVASAWFSYESAIHWLIVAVRQDWHATLGVHAGELARMVGDVVFAGKAGFGVPKVLLVEDDIDITDVNEVVWAFATRTHPEHGEVHFPDKPTAALSVYLDATEQHTYRAGKVVYSCLLADRFDGDRRPVKGSFENGWPADVRDRVLANWTAYGY; from the coding sequence GTGAAACACCTGCGTAGTTTGCGTGAGTTCATCGACGAACTCGCGTCGATCGGCGAGGTCCAGCCGATCGACGCCGAGGTCGACTGGCGGCTGGAGATCGGTGCGATCATCCGGCGGTCGTACGACCTGACCGCGCCGGCGCCGCTTTTCGGCAACATCCGGGGATATCGCGGCAGCGGCTTCCGGGTGTTTGGCGCACCGGGCGGCCTGAGCGCGCCGGAGCACCGGTTGGCGCGGATCGCGTTGGCGCTGGGTTTGCCGGCGACCGCGAACGGACAGGACATCATGGAGACGATCGTGGCCGCGCGAGAGCGGCCGGGGATCGCGCCGGTCATGGTGGAAAAGGCGCCATGCAAGGAAAACATCCGGCGCGGCGCCGACGTCGACCTGGAGATCTTTCCGACGCCACTGATCCACGGCAACGACGGCGGACGCTATATCCAGACGTACGGCATGAACATCGCCCGCACACCGGACGGATCGTGGACCAACTGGTCGGTCAATCGGATGATGATCGCCGGGAAGGACCGGCTGGCCTGCCTCATCCCGGGGCCGCAGCACCTGGGGATCATCCGTTCGCAGTGGTCGAAACTCGGCCGGCCGATGCCGATCGCGCTGGCGCTCGGCGTCGAGCCGGCGCTGCCGTACGCCGGCGCGATGCCGCTGCCCGAAGGCGTCGACGAGAGCCATTTCGTCGGCGCGTTGTTCGGTGAGGGGATCGAAGTGGTGCCGGCCGAGACGGTCGACCTGCTGGTGCCGGCCACCGCGGAGATCGTCATCGAAGGCCACATCGCGTACGAGGAAACCGCGATGGAGGGGCCGATGAACGAATATCCCGGTTACAACGCCTTCGACGCCTCACCGAAACCGCTGTTCCAGGTCAGCGCCATCACCTATCGCGACGGCGCGATCCTGCCGGTGGTGGCGGCCGGTCCGCCGGTGGAGGAGGACCACACCGGCACCGGCACCATGCACGCCGCGGAAATCCTTTATCAGCTGCGAAAAGCCGGACTGCCGGTGGCGTCGGCGTGGTTCTCGTACGAGTCGGCGATCCACTGGCTGATCGTCGCCGTCCGGCAGGACTGGCACGCCACGCTCGGCGTGCACGCCGGTGAGCTGGCGCGGATGGTCGGTGACGTGGTTTTCGCCGGCAAGGCCGGATTCGGCGTGCCGAAGGTGTTGCTGGTCGAGGACGACATCGACATCACCGATGTCAACGAGGTCGTGTGGGCCTTCGCGACGCGTACCCATCCCGAGCACGGCGAGGTGCATTTCCCGGACAAGCCGACCGCCGCGCTTTCGGTTTATCTGGACGCGACAGAGCAGCACACCTATCGCGCCGGCAAGGTCGTCTACAGCTGCCTGCTCGCCGACCGGTTCGACGGCGACAGGCGACCGGTCAAAGGCAGCTTCGAGAACGGCTGGCCGGCGGACGTACGCGACCGAGTGCTGGCGAACTGGACGGCCTATGGCTATTGA
- a CDS encoding MFS transporter: MLIDIRPLRESPAFRRLWLGGALSSVGGTMTSYAVGLQIFQLTGSALAVGALGLAIAVPAILVGLAGGSVIDAVDRRRLVLLTTSGLAVVSVLLAAQAYARLDQLWLLYALVATQALFGAVNGPAIATFMPRLLPTDRLPAAAALKMIMMHASLTVGPALAGVITASWGLRTCYVIDAVSFAAALYAVARIPAMPPIGETTRPGVRAVVDGLGFVARTRVLAAAMVADLNATVLGMPFALFPAINQDRFGGDARTLGLLTTAVAVGGVLGAALSGPIARIARPGVAILAGNAVWGAGLFGFGLVGNLWLTLALLAVAGAADSMTVVFRNTILQVATPDNLRGRASAVDYVVGAACPHLGNFRAGAVGSLVSPAISAASGGIAVIVGVALIRLAFPAFVRYRIPTTPEPQPARA; the protein is encoded by the coding sequence GTGCTGATCGATATCCGACCGCTCCGCGAATCCCCCGCATTTCGCCGGCTCTGGCTCGGCGGAGCGCTGTCGTCGGTCGGCGGCACGATGACGTCGTACGCGGTCGGTCTGCAGATCTTCCAGCTCACCGGCTCGGCGCTGGCGGTCGGCGCGCTCGGCCTGGCCATCGCGGTGCCGGCGATCCTGGTCGGACTGGCCGGCGGGTCGGTCATCGACGCGGTGGACCGGCGCCGGCTGGTGCTGCTCACCACCAGCGGCCTGGCGGTCGTGTCGGTGCTGCTGGCGGCACAGGCGTACGCGCGACTCGACCAACTGTGGCTGCTCTATGCGCTGGTCGCGACGCAGGCTCTCTTCGGCGCGGTCAACGGTCCGGCGATCGCCACCTTCATGCCGCGGCTGTTGCCCACCGATCGGCTGCCGGCCGCTGCGGCGCTGAAGATGATCATGATGCACGCCAGCCTGACCGTCGGTCCGGCGCTCGCCGGCGTGATCACCGCGAGCTGGGGCCTGCGGACCTGCTATGTGATCGACGCCGTCTCCTTCGCCGCCGCCTTGTACGCGGTCGCGCGCATACCGGCGATGCCGCCGATCGGCGAGACGACCCGGCCAGGCGTACGCGCGGTCGTCGACGGGCTCGGCTTCGTGGCGCGCACGCGCGTACTCGCCGCGGCCATGGTCGCCGACCTCAACGCGACCGTGCTCGGCATGCCGTTCGCGCTGTTCCCGGCCATCAACCAGGACCGCTTCGGCGGCGACGCGCGTACGCTCGGCCTGCTCACCACGGCGGTCGCGGTCGGCGGCGTACTCGGCGCGGCCCTGTCCGGACCGATCGCCCGGATCGCCCGGCCAGGCGTCGCGATCCTCGCCGGCAACGCCGTGTGGGGTGCCGGCCTGTTCGGATTTGGTCTGGTCGGCAACCTATGGCTGACGCTCGCGCTGCTGGCCGTCGCCGGCGCCGCCGACTCGATGACGGTGGTCTTTCGTAACACGATCCTGCAGGTCGCGACGCCGGACAACCTCCGTGGCCGCGCGTCGGCCGTCGACTACGTGGTCGGTGCCGCCTGTCCGCATCTGGGAAACTTCCGCGCCGGCGCGGTCGGCTCGCTGGTCTCCCCCGCCATCAGCGCCGCCAGCGGCGGCATCGCGGTGATCGTCGGCGTCGCGCTGATCCGGCTCGCCTTCCCCGCGTTCGTCCGCTATCGCATCCCTACCACCCCCGAGCCCCAACCAGCACGAGCGTGA
- a CDS encoding TetR/AcrR family transcriptional regulator, with amino-acid sequence MPVAAGQPLDPAATRARILAAAADVFYRRGIHAVGVAEVAAAAGASKLTIYKHFGSKDGLVEAVLADRTRRVRGWHERAASEGTTGRDRVLAVFELVTSWFAEAGFRGCAMMNAATEDRGHDAAPSRLARDHLAFYRRLFQRSLEEAGASDAAALARQLVIVLEGATLVSAIDRDPSVGAEAVRTAETLLANIRSKPA; translated from the coding sequence ATGCCAGTAGCGGCCGGCCAACCGCTGGACCCGGCGGCCACCAGGGCCCGCATCCTCGCCGCGGCGGCCGACGTGTTCTATCGCCGCGGCATCCACGCGGTCGGAGTCGCCGAGGTCGCGGCGGCGGCCGGAGCGTCGAAACTGACGATCTACAAGCATTTCGGCTCCAAGGACGGCCTGGTCGAGGCGGTGCTGGCCGACCGTACGCGGCGGGTACGCGGCTGGCACGAGCGCGCGGCCAGCGAAGGGACCACCGGTCGCGACCGGGTGTTGGCGGTCTTCGAGCTGGTGACGTCGTGGTTTGCCGAGGCCGGATTTCGCGGCTGCGCGATGATGAACGCGGCCACCGAGGACCGCGGCCACGACGCGGCGCCGAGCCGGCTGGCGCGCGACCACCTCGCGTTCTATCGCCGACTTTTCCAGCGGTCGTTGGAAGAAGCCGGCGCCTCGGACGCCGCCGCGCTGGCCCGCCAGCTGGTCATCGTGTTGGAAGGCGCGACGCTGGTCAGCGCGATCGACCGCGATCCGAGCGTCGGCGCCGAGGCCGTACGCACCGCCGAGACACTGCTCGCGAATATTCGTTCGAAACCGGCGTGA
- a CDS encoding MFS transporter codes for MAPVRRLWLAVLCGYLALGATLQALPAYVPARFGGGALAAGTAVGIAFLATACCRPFAGRLADAGRSRPVVMLGGALTALGGIGHLVAPDLGALLLARLVMGAGEAALFSGALPWVLAGTKAEHRGRVAGWFGLSMWGGLSGGPVIATVVGDAYAVWWVVVALSGLSMALVATTRQAGGGALEPIRHWRELVPAGVAMPGLAIGLAAYAYGTVAALLVLHLRVDRIGADGFGLTVFAVFFLLTRFAGSPSVDRYGGRLVAVWSVSLEVVALLVVAFAGSASVAMAGTALAGVGLGLIYPACAALTLDRVRGMRPGVAMGVMTSFWDLGVMAAGPAGGAVAAGFGYPAAFCIAAGMGLLCVTVAFVFLRTKNHLVCSVDAS; via the coding sequence ATGGCTCCCGTCCGCCGGCTGTGGCTGGCTGTCCTGTGCGGATATCTGGCGCTCGGCGCGACACTGCAGGCGCTGCCGGCCTATGTGCCGGCGCGGTTCGGTGGCGGTGCGCTGGCGGCTGGTACGGCCGTCGGCATCGCGTTCCTGGCGACGGCCTGCTGCCGTCCGTTTGCCGGTCGTCTGGCCGACGCCGGCCGGTCGCGGCCGGTGGTGATGCTCGGTGGTGCGCTGACCGCGCTCGGCGGCATCGGTCACCTGGTCGCGCCGGACCTCGGCGCGCTGCTGCTCGCGCGGCTGGTCATGGGAGCCGGTGAGGCGGCGCTGTTTTCTGGCGCTCTGCCCTGGGTTTTGGCTGGCACGAAGGCAGAACACCGGGGCAGGGTCGCCGGCTGGTTCGGCCTGTCGATGTGGGGTGGACTGTCCGGCGGTCCGGTGATCGCGACCGTTGTCGGCGACGCGTACGCCGTGTGGTGGGTCGTCGTCGCGTTGTCCGGGTTGTCGATGGCGTTGGTGGCGACCACGCGGCAGGCCGGCGGTGGCGCGCTGGAGCCGATCCGGCATTGGCGCGAGCTGGTGCCGGCTGGCGTGGCGATGCCGGGGCTCGCGATCGGCCTGGCCGCGTACGCGTATGGCACGGTCGCCGCTCTGCTGGTGCTGCACCTGCGGGTGGACCGGATCGGTGCCGACGGCTTCGGGCTGACCGTTTTCGCGGTGTTTTTCCTGCTGACGCGGTTTGCCGGCAGCCCGTCGGTGGACCGCTATGGTGGCCGGCTGGTCGCGGTCTGGTCGGTCTCGCTGGAGGTCGTCGCGCTGCTGGTCGTGGCCTTCGCCGGGAGCGCGTCGGTCGCGATGGCTGGTACGGCGCTGGCCGGCGTCGGACTGGGCCTGATCTATCCGGCCTGCGCGGCGCTGACGCTGGACCGCGTACGCGGCATGCGGCCCGGGGTGGCGATGGGGGTGATGACCTCCTTCTGGGATCTCGGCGTGATGGCCGCCGGTCCGGCCGGTGGCGCGGTGGCCGCCGGTTTCGGCTATCCGGCGGCATTCTGCATCGCGGCCGGCATGGGCCTGCTGTGCGTGACGGTCGCGTTCGTCTTCCTGCGTACCAAAAACCATCTCGTATGCTCGGTGGATGCCAGCTGA
- a CDS encoding GNAT family N-acetyltransferase, translating to MPADLDVRVLTADELPAAYELGRVAFGLAAEPPQRVLEERPGLTRWGAFLGGRLVGKAIDLHHDQWWAGRKVPAADIGGVAVVPETRGRGVARSVLTALLARARDRGAAVSALYPSVSAAYRSCGWEIVGALPHRELPVNAIPRLAPAEKLTVRPGGVEDLPAMAALYQQVARNRCGMLTREGILFGTDAGGLTAKVDGLSLVEEENRLVGYMSWQRGEGWGPDAALTVTDLLALTPDAARELLAVLASWRSVVGAIRLHTLILEPLLSVLPLENTRELKPEPWMLRPVDVVAAVERRGWPAYVRGAVEFYLEDRLAPWNAGAWRLEIADGRGRLERTDGTPGLRLAVGGFALLYAGAARAHALVEAGLLRCDENADPSTVDILGSGEQAQLLDHF from the coding sequence ATGCCAGCTGATCTTGATGTCCGCGTGCTGACCGCCGACGAACTGCCCGCTGCGTACGAGCTGGGGCGGGTCGCATTCGGATTGGCGGCCGAGCCGCCACAACGCGTGCTGGAGGAGCGGCCGGGGCTGACGCGCTGGGGTGCGTTTCTCGGCGGACGGCTGGTCGGCAAGGCCATCGACCTGCATCACGACCAGTGGTGGGCCGGCCGCAAGGTGCCGGCGGCCGACATCGGCGGAGTCGCGGTGGTGCCGGAGACCCGCGGCCGCGGAGTCGCGCGGTCGGTGTTGACGGCGTTGCTGGCCCGAGCGCGCGACCGAGGCGCCGCCGTCAGCGCGCTCTATCCGTCGGTCTCGGCGGCTTATCGGTCCTGTGGCTGGGAAATCGTCGGCGCGCTGCCGCATCGCGAGCTGCCTGTCAACGCGATTCCGCGGCTGGCGCCTGCGGAGAAGCTGACCGTACGACCCGGTGGTGTCGAGGACCTGCCGGCGATGGCCGCGCTTTATCAGCAGGTGGCGCGAAACCGGTGTGGAATGTTGACGCGCGAAGGCATTCTTTTCGGCACCGACGCGGGTGGACTGACGGCCAAGGTCGACGGACTTTCCTTGGTGGAGGAGGAAAACCGACTGGTCGGCTATATGTCGTGGCAGCGCGGCGAAGGATGGGGACCGGACGCGGCGCTGACCGTCACCGACCTGTTGGCGTTGACGCCCGACGCCGCTCGCGAACTGCTCGCCGTGCTGGCTAGCTGGCGGTCGGTCGTCGGTGCGATCCGGTTGCACACGCTCATTCTCGAGCCGCTGCTTTCGGTGCTGCCGTTGGAAAATACCCGCGAGCTGAAGCCGGAGCCGTGGATGCTGCGCCCGGTGGACGTCGTTGCCGCGGTGGAAAGGCGCGGCTGGCCGGCGTACGTGCGAGGGGCGGTCGAGTTTTATCTGGAGGACCGGCTCGCGCCGTGGAACGCCGGTGCGTGGCGGCTGGAGATCGCCGACGGTCGTGGCCGGTTGGAGCGTACCGATGGCACGCCGGGCCTGCGGTTGGCGGTCGGCGGCTTTGCGCTGCTCTATGCCGGCGCGGCGCGTGCCCACGCGTTGGTCGAGGCAGGTTTGTTGCGGTGCGACGAAAACGCCGATCCGTCCACTGTGGACATCCTCGGCAGCGGCGAGCAGGCGCAGCTCCTGGACCACTTCTAG
- a CDS encoding FHA domain-containing protein, with amino-acid sequence MRFGVTKVLDSIERQLTLDPSVARAVVDLASVVGYSALDGDTSRPFNLTRLGLVIDALAAHLRVGAARVYAVVDRSILGDLELTSNEKMVMRRWADDGLLEVADDASGRVLEIAEYTGLPVISRNDFGAYAQHRPWIFGTSGRLLSPVPGMGGAALMARPPQAGAPAHPPAPDQATAAILARNWHCQNLGCGAYAAVLPDHQQPPPRIHQGRPFCPRHNQQLTDAGPRLYSVPITVRVDGTDRMEFTVTSARPTAVGRAPEEPESIGLSDLLDDDVVGRVSRSHLRLEVAGGLLTVTDTSMNGTMVHIHSGPGTELSQIRLHRDERHTLGEWDVVELHPGVQLMRTHRQEVAPVEEVSVMSEAPTTVIRLR; translated from the coding sequence GTGCGGTTTGGTGTGACCAAGGTGCTGGACTCGATCGAGCGCCAGCTGACCCTCGACCCGAGCGTGGCACGCGCGGTGGTCGACCTGGCGTCCGTCGTCGGATACTCGGCACTGGACGGTGACACCAGCAGACCGTTCAACCTGACCCGGCTCGGCCTGGTCATCGACGCGCTCGCCGCGCACCTGCGGGTCGGCGCCGCGCGGGTGTACGCGGTGGTCGACCGGTCGATCCTCGGCGACCTGGAGCTCACCTCAAACGAGAAGATGGTGATGCGCCGGTGGGCCGACGACGGCCTGCTGGAGGTCGCCGACGACGCCTCCGGGCGGGTACTGGAGATCGCCGAGTACACCGGCCTGCCGGTGATCAGCCGCAACGACTTCGGCGCGTACGCGCAGCACCGGCCGTGGATCTTCGGCACCTCCGGCCGGCTGCTGTCGCCGGTGCCGGGGATGGGTGGCGCGGCGCTGATGGCGCGGCCGCCGCAGGCCGGCGCGCCGGCCCATCCACCCGCGCCCGACCAGGCCACCGCCGCGATCCTGGCGCGCAACTGGCACTGCCAGAATCTCGGCTGCGGCGCGTACGCGGCCGTCCTGCCCGACCACCAGCAGCCACCGCCGCGTATCCACCAGGGACGGCCGTTCTGTCCGCGGCACAACCAGCAGCTCACCGACGCCGGGCCGCGGCTCTACAGCGTGCCGATCACCGTACGCGTCGACGGCACCGACCGGATGGAGTTCACCGTCACCTCGGCGCGGCCGACAGCGGTCGGGCGCGCGCCTGAGGAGCCGGAGTCGATCGGCCTGTCCGACCTGCTCGACGACGACGTGGTCGGCCGGGTCAGCCGCAGCCACCTGCGGCTGGAGGTGGCCGGCGGCCTGCTGACCGTGACCGACACCAGCATGAACGGCACGATGGTGCACATCCACAGTGGGCCGGGCACCGAGCTGAGCCAGATCCGGCTGCACCGCGACGAGCGGCACACGCTCGGCGAGTGGGACGTGGTGGAGCTGCATCCCGGCGTCCAGCTGATGCGTACGCACCGGCAGGAAGTGGCGCCGGTCGAGGAGGTCTCGGTCATGTCCGAGGCCCCGACCACCGTCATCCGCCTCCGCTAG
- a CDS encoding polysaccharide deacetylase family protein, whose product MTPKTRFLRRSGVAGLAILALLLVGCGNSSTPQATNPVAVAPTASTPKPPPQAPNGVRHLQPAATVYEENGTPGVTLTFDDGPDPQWTPKVLAVLREYHVHAVFCEIGFRVRQHPELTRQIVKEGHTLCNHTMWHKPELGKQPAATITKDLSQTNLIITKASGGVRPYYFRAPHGDFTPREVQVAAGLGLASLGWRVTSSDWQKPLMQPANMANWVGRTMQPGCIILFHDGGSPGTHWHTVAGLRLILDDIINKRHWQVTTL is encoded by the coding sequence ATGACCCCGAAGACGAGGTTTCTCCGCCGGTCAGGCGTCGCCGGACTGGCCATATTGGCTTTACTTCTCGTTGGTTGCGGCAATTCTTCGACACCACAGGCGACAAATCCGGTCGCCGTCGCACCGACCGCCTCGACGCCGAAACCGCCGCCGCAAGCGCCCAACGGCGTACGGCATCTGCAGCCGGCGGCGACCGTGTACGAGGAAAACGGCACGCCTGGCGTCACGCTCACCTTCGACGACGGCCCGGATCCACAGTGGACGCCCAAGGTGCTCGCCGTCCTGCGCGAATATCACGTGCACGCGGTGTTCTGCGAGATCGGCTTCCGGGTCCGCCAGCATCCGGAGCTGACCCGGCAGATCGTGAAGGAAGGTCACACGCTGTGCAACCACACGATGTGGCACAAGCCGGAGCTCGGTAAGCAGCCGGCGGCGACGATCACCAAGGACCTCAGCCAGACCAACCTGATCATCACCAAGGCCAGCGGTGGGGTGCGGCCGTACTATTTCCGCGCTCCGCACGGTGACTTCACGCCGCGTGAGGTGCAGGTCGCGGCCGGCCTGGGCCTGGCCTCGCTCGGCTGGCGGGTCACCTCGTCCGACTGGCAGAAGCCGCTGATGCAGCCGGCCAACATGGCCAACTGGGTCGGCCGCACGATGCAGCCGGGTTGCATCATCCTGTTCCACGACGGCGGCTCGCCCGGCACGCACTGGCACACGGTTGCCGGCCTGCGGCTGATCCTTGACGACATCATCAACAAGCGGCACTGGCAGGTCACCACCCTGTGA
- a CDS encoding OsmC family protein → MSLTEVIDGTQAAVTADPKNAAVSFTTTNDLVSGTATQVAVAVRDHSFGVDEPAVLGGGDTSANPVEYALAALGSCQVITYQFWAARLGIRLDDVSVKVDGDLDLHGFFGFDETTRAGFGDVRVSVTLTGPESPERYEELKRHVDQHCPVLDLFRNPTPTKTELTA, encoded by the coding sequence ATGTCTTTGACCGAGGTCATCGACGGCACCCAGGCCGCCGTCACCGCCGACCCGAAGAACGCCGCCGTTTCGTTCACCACCACCAACGATCTGGTCTCCGGCACCGCGACGCAGGTGGCGGTGGCCGTACGCGACCACAGCTTCGGCGTCGACGAGCCGGCCGTGCTCGGCGGCGGCGACACCTCCGCCAACCCGGTCGAGTACGCGCTCGCCGCACTCGGCTCCTGCCAGGTCATCACCTACCAGTTCTGGGCCGCAAGGCTGGGAATCCGGCTCGACGACGTGTCCGTCAAGGTGGACGGCGACCTCGACCTGCACGGCTTCTTCGGCTTCGACGAGACGACCCGCGCCGGCTTCGGCGACGTACGCGTGTCGGTGACGCTGACCGGTCCAGAGTCGCCGGAGCGCTATGAGGAGCTCAAGCGCCACGTCGACCAGCACTGCCCGGTGCTCGATCTGTTTCGCAATCCGACCCCGACCAAGACAGAATTGACCGCATGA
- a CDS encoding O-acetylhomoserine aminocarboxypropyltransferase/cysteine synthase family protein: protein MTDRQWGFRTRALHAGGTPDPTTGARAVPIYQTTSFVFEDADDAANLFALQKYGNIYSRIGNPTVAAFEERVANLEGGIGAVATASGQAAEFLTFAALAESGDHIVSAAGLYGGTVTQLDVTLRRFGIDTTFVAGDDTEAYAAAVTPRTKAIYTEVIGNPSGDIADLDGLSALARAHGIPLVVDATVATPYLCRPLEHGADIVLHSATKFLGGHGTTLGGVVVESGRFDWGNGNFPRMTEVVPSYGGLRYWENFGEYAFCTRLRAEQLRDIGPVLSPHSAFLLLQGIETLPHRMDAHVGNAAAVARWLAADDRVSWVKYAGLPDHPHHDRAARYLPAGPGAVFSFGIRGGRAAGQKFVESVELCSHLANIGDARTLVIHPASTTHQQLSDAQLVAAGVGPDLIRLSVGLEDLDDILWDLDQALAEAVKES, encoded by the coding sequence ATGACAGACCGTCAGTGGGGCTTCCGCACGCGTGCGCTGCACGCGGGCGGGACGCCCGATCCCACCACCGGTGCTCGCGCCGTCCCGATCTACCAGACGACCAGCTTCGTCTTCGAGGACGCCGACGACGCGGCCAACCTGTTCGCGCTGCAGAAATACGGCAACATCTACAGCCGGATCGGCAACCCGACGGTGGCCGCGTTCGAGGAGCGGGTCGCCAACCTGGAAGGTGGCATCGGCGCGGTGGCCACGGCCAGTGGGCAGGCCGCCGAGTTCCTGACCTTCGCCGCGCTCGCCGAGTCCGGCGACCACATCGTGTCGGCCGCCGGCCTCTACGGCGGCACCGTGACACAGCTCGACGTGACGCTGCGCCGCTTCGGCATCGACACGACTTTCGTCGCCGGCGACGACACCGAGGCGTACGCGGCGGCCGTCACGCCGCGGACGAAGGCCATCTACACCGAGGTGATCGGCAATCCGTCGGGTGACATCGCCGATCTCGACGGGTTGTCGGCGTTGGCGCGGGCGCACGGCATTCCGCTGGTGGTCGACGCGACCGTCGCCACGCCGTATCTGTGCCGGCCGCTGGAACACGGCGCCGACATCGTGCTGCATTCGGCGACGAAGTTTCTCGGCGGTCACGGCACGACCCTGGGTGGCGTGGTCGTCGAGAGCGGCCGTTTCGACTGGGGAAACGGAAACTTCCCGCGGATGACCGAAGTGGTGCCGAGCTACGGTGGCCTGCGTTACTGGGAAAACTTCGGCGAATACGCGTTTTGTACGCGGTTGCGCGCCGAACAGCTGCGCGACATCGGGCCGGTGCTGTCGCCGCACTCGGCTTTCCTGCTGTTGCAGGGAATCGAGACGTTGCCGCACCGGATGGACGCGCATGTCGGCAATGCCGCGGCGGTCGCCCGGTGGTTGGCCGCCGACGACCGGGTTTCCTGGGTCAAGTACGCCGGCCTGCCCGACCATCCGCATCACGACCGCGCCGCGCGCTATCTGCCGGCCGGGCCGGGTGCGGTGTTTTCCTTCGGCATCCGCGGCGGCCGTGCCGCCGGCCAGAAGTTCGTCGAGTCGGTGGAGTTGTGCAGCCATCTGGCCAACATCGGCGACGCGCGTACGCTCGTCATCCATCCGGCCTCCACGACGCACCAGCAGCTGTCGGACGCGCAGCTGGTGGCTGCCGGCGTCGGACCGGATCTGATCCGGCTGTCGGTCGGTCTGGAGGACCTGGACGACATCCTGTGGGATCTGGACCAAGCACTGGCGGAGGCGGTGAAGGAGTCGTGA
- a CDS encoding CoA-binding protein, which translates to MSWVGPSARERQRLLAATRSVTLVGASANTARPSYFVATYLLSSTPYQIYFVNPRLDSLLGQPVYPSLTDLPEKPDLVSVFRKHDDLPQVTEEVIEAGGRVLWFQLGLWHEEAAATGEAAGLTVVMNRCVKIEHARFAGGLHLAGFNTGVVSSRRRSPLS; encoded by the coding sequence GTGAGCTGGGTCGGACCATCGGCACGCGAACGCCAGCGACTGTTGGCCGCGACCAGGTCGGTGACGCTGGTCGGCGCGTCGGCGAACACGGCTCGTCCGAGCTATTTCGTTGCCACCTATTTGCTTTCGTCCACGCCATACCAGATTTACTTTGTGAATCCACGGTTGGACAGCCTGCTCGGCCAGCCGGTCTATCCGTCGCTGACGGACCTGCCGGAAAAGCCGGACCTGGTCTCGGTTTTCCGCAAGCACGACGACCTTCCGCAGGTCACCGAGGAGGTCATCGAGGCCGGCGGCCGGGTTCTGTGGTTTCAGCTCGGGTTGTGGCACGAGGAGGCCGCGGCGACCGGCGAGGCGGCCGGCCTGACCGTCGTGATGAACCGGTGCGTGAAGATCGAGCACGCCAGGTTTGCCGGCGGCTTGCATCTGGCCGGCTTCAACACCGGCGTCGTATCCTCCCGGCGGCGCTCACCTTTGTCTTAG
- a CDS encoding LuxR C-terminal-related transcriptional regulator: MPGRVVADLPAAPPEVTVLPVAGPPGLPLDLTVLLADSHPVVRSGMRALLTAVDGIRVVAEAGTPAEAVRAALLHRPDVVILELEMPGPSVGRTIRELVRSVPGSGVLVFTMVDDDTSVVAAMRAGARGYLLKHAESDHIVRAVHGVAAGEAIFAPRIAERLPALLAHGGRTSRDDLPSLTVREREVLDLVAEGLPNTAIARRLRLAPKTISNHLSAIFGKLQVTSRADAVARLHHDTSGSDSSAGGWVTYAASDADVPAKRSRRSGSGA, translated from the coding sequence TTGCCCGGACGTGTGGTCGCCGATCTGCCGGCCGCGCCACCGGAGGTCACCGTGCTGCCGGTCGCGGGGCCGCCTGGCCTGCCGCTGGATCTCACCGTCCTGCTGGCCGACAGCCATCCGGTCGTACGCAGTGGCATGCGCGCGCTGCTGACCGCGGTCGACGGCATCCGGGTCGTCGCGGAGGCGGGTACGCCGGCCGAGGCCGTGCGCGCGGCGCTGCTGCACCGGCCCGACGTGGTGATCCTGGAGTTGGAGATGCCGGGGCCGTCAGTCGGCCGGACGATCCGCGAGCTGGTCAGGTCGGTGCCCGGCAGCGGTGTCCTGGTCTTCACGATGGTCGACGACGACACGTCGGTGGTCGCCGCGATGCGTGCCGGAGCGCGCGGCTATCTCCTCAAGCACGCCGAAAGCGACCACATCGTCCGCGCGGTCCATGGCGTGGCCGCCGGCGAGGCGATCTTCGCGCCGAGGATCGCCGAGCGGCTGCCGGCCCTGCTGGCCCACGGCGGCCGTACGTCCCGCGACGACCTGCCGAGCCTCACCGTGCGCGAACGCGAGGTGCTGGACCTGGTCGCCGAAGGACTGCCCAACACGGCGATCGCGCGCCGGCTGCGGCTGGCGCCGAAGACGATCAGCAACCACCTGTCGGCGATCTTCGGCAAGCTGCAGGTCACCAGCCGAGCCGACGCGGTCGCGCGGCTGCACCACGACACCTCGGGATCGGACTCGTCAGCAGGCGGTTGGGTGACGTACGCAGCATCCGACGCGGATGTGCCTGCAAAACGAAGTCGACGATCGGGGAGCGGTGCCTAG